A genomic window from Etheostoma spectabile isolate EspeVRDwgs_2016 chromosome 13, UIUC_Espe_1.0, whole genome shotgun sequence includes:
- the dhrs11a gene encoding dehydrogenase/reductase SDR family member 11a: MERWKGRVALVTGASVGIGAAVARALVQQGMRVVGCARNVDKIEKLAAECQSAGYSGTLIPYKCDLSNEEEILSMFSAIKTLHKGVDVCINNAGLAHDEPLLSGKTEGWRNMIDVNVLALSICTREAYKSMKERNVDDGHIININSMGGHRMVPSADEHFYCATKYAVTALTEGIRQELREANTHIRATCISPGIVETEFAFRHHNSDPEKAAAVYESMKCLKAEDIASAVTFVLSAPPHVQIGDVQMRPVEQVS, encoded by the exons ATGGAGCGGTGGAAAGGCAGAGTGGCCCTGGTGACCGGAGCCTCGGTGGGGATTGGAGCGGCTGTAGCCCGGGCACTGGTCCAGCAAGGCATGAGGGTTGTCGGCTGTGCCAGGAATGTCGACAAAATAGAG aaGCTGGCGGCAGAATGTCAGAGTGCAGGCTACAGTGGCACACTGATCCCTTACAAGTGTGACCTGTCCAACGAGGAGGAGATCCTGTCCATGTTTTCCGCGATCAAGACGCTGCACAAGGGCGTGGACGTGTGCATCAACAACGCCGGGCTGGCCCACGACGAGCCCTTGCTCAGCGGAAAGACAGAGGGCTGGAGGAACATGATCGAC GTGAATGTTTTAGCCTTGTCTATCTGCACCCGTGAGGCGTACAAATCAATGAAGGAGAGGAACGTGGACGATGGCCACATCATCAATATCAACAG CATGGGGGGCCATCGAATGGTGCCTAGTGCTGATGAGCATTTCTACTGTGCCACTAAATACGCTGTGACGGCTTTGACTGAGGGGATACGGCAAGAACTGCGAGAAGCAAACACCCACATCAGAGCAACA TGTATATCTCCTGGAATAGTGGAGACTGAGTTTGCCTTCCGTCACCACAACAGTGATCCAGAGAAAGCAGCTGCAGTGTATGAGAGTATGAAG TGTTTGAAAGCAGAAGACATAGCCAGTGCAGTCACATTTGTCCTCAGTGCCCCTCCTCATGTCCAG ATTGGAGACGTGCAGATGAGGCCAGTAGAGCAGGTGTCATAG
- the ggnbp2 gene encoding LOW QUALITY PROTEIN: gametogenetin-binding protein 2 (The sequence of the model RefSeq protein was modified relative to this genomic sequence to represent the inferred CDS: deleted 2 bases in 1 codon) — protein MARLVAVCREGEEDYPFLARQIPLCIDDTLTMVMEFSDCVMDVDRQEISMSHWKQFSEYHSKLKQQDLNIALMVTSREVYSALSQLVPCVGCRRSVERLFSHLVESGNPALEPLTLKPTGMLSVTKACLADVKKLYNLFYVHGSKLNDMIDAIPKSKKNKRCQLHSLDTHKPKPLGGSWMDVWELMSQECRDEVVLIDNACLLETLETYLRKHRFCTDCKNKVLRAYNILVGELDCSKENGYCAALYEGLCCCPHERHIHVCCETDFIAHLLGRAEPEFAGGYERRERHAKTIDIAQEEVLTCLGIHLYERLHRIWQKLRAEEQTWQILFHLGIDALRKSFEMAVEKMQGISRLEQFVEELSEEERAKELKQEKKRQKRKNRRKNKCGFDISEQEEEDKEKNLDEGSLESVEGACKVCGSHDEYEEARCVQSVVTNGSISCSCRDNMKQDREKKERQFSTSPAAVLNCSLQRVSRARENLSPHSNGSDCGYSSSMEGSETGSREGSDIACSEGICNHDDAGDDSNAHRCAEDKEEDGIDSCVDCWPHTVENTQCKSKKKKRKGKGLCIDQSSASSHTCRTKEIFSSLCGDTFARIALQLPWTVNHNNLNVDARSPEANTSLMELLDDSEVISDEENYLTQDEIQAFLERNQSFYNNRHQYRQLLKEKFTNYCRTTERSKPICGKWFTTTSVN, from the exons ATGGCACGTCTGGTAGCAGTTTGCAGGGAAGGGGAAGAGGACTACCCGTTTCTCGCCAGACAGATCCCCCTGTGTATTGATGATACGCTCACG ATGGTGATGGAATTTTCTGATTGTGTCATGGATGTTGACCGCCAAGAAATTAGCATGTCTCATTGGAAACAATTTTCTGAG TATCACTCCAAGTTGAAGCAACAGGACTTGAATATTGCCCTGATGGTGACCTCCAGAGAGGTGTACAGTGCATTATCTCAGCTGGTGCCATGCGTGGGCTGCAGACGAAGTGTGGAGCGCCTCTTCTCACATTTGGTGGAATCAGGGAACCCAGCCCTGGAGCCCCTCACACTGAAACCCACGGGCATGCTCTCTGTCACCAAAGCCTGTTTAGCAGATGTGAAGAAGCTCTACAACCTTTTCTACGTCCACGG GTCAAAGTTGAATGACATGATTGATGCCATtccaaaaagcaaaaagaaCAAACGCTGCCAGTTACACTccttagacacacacaaacctaaaCCTTTGGG TGGAAGTTGGATGGATGTGTGGGAGCTGATGTCTCAGGAGTGCAGAGATGAGGTGGTCCTCATAGATAATGCTTGTCTCTTAGAGACACTGGAGACATACTTGCGTAAACACAG GTTTTGCACTGACTGTAAGAATAAAGTGCTGAGGGCATACAACATCCTGGTGGGGGAGTTGGACTGCAGTAAAGAGAACGGGTATTGTGCTGCCTTGTATGAGGGACTATGCTGTTGCCCCCACGAACGCCACATCCATGTGTGCTGTGAGACTGACTTCATTGCTCATCTCCTCGGCCGGGCAGAGCCTGAGTTTGCAGGAGGCTATGA aCGCAGAGAGCGACATGCCAAGACCATTGACATTGCACAAGAAGAAGTCCTGACCTGTCTGGGTATTCACCTGTATGAGCGGCTGCACAGGATCTGGCAGAAACTCCGAGCAGAGGAGCAGACCTGGCAGATACTGTTCCATTTGGGAATTGATGCACTACGCAAAAGTTTTGAG ATGGCCGTGGAGAAAATGCAGGGCATCAGTCGGCTAGAGCAGTTTGTTGAGGAGCTGTCTGAGGAGGAGAGGGCCAaagaactgaagcaggagaaaaAGAGGCAAAAGCGCAAAAATCGTCGCAAAAACAAGTGTGGCTTTGACATATCCgaacaggaggaagaggacaagGAGAAAAATCTGGATGAG GGTTCTCTTGAGTCTGTGGAGGGCGCTTGCAAGGTCTGTGGTAGCCATGATGAGTACGAGGAGGCCAGATGTGTTCAGAGCGTCGTCACCAATGGAAGCATTTCCTGTAGCTGCAGAGACAACATGAAACAGG AccgagagaaaaaagagagacagttCAGTACG TCCCCAGCAGCCGTACTGAACTGCAGTCTGCAGCGGGTGTCTCGTGCCAGAGAGA ATTTGTCTCCTCACAGCAATGGTAGCGACTGCGGCTACTCCTCAAGTATGGAGGGTAGTGAGACCGGATCGCGGGAAGGTTCTGATATTGCCTGCTCCGAGGGAATATGCAACCATGACGATGCAG GAGATGACTCAAATGCCCATCGCTGTGCTGAAGACAAGGAGGAGGATGGAATAGACAGTTGTGTGGACTGCTGGCCCCACACTGTGGAAAACACTCAATGCAagagtaaaaagaagaaaaggaagggcAAGGGTTTATGCATTGATCAG tcatCAGCATCATCGCACACTTGCCGAACCAAAGAAATCTTTTCCTCCTTATGTGGCGATACATTTGCCAGGATTGCACTACAGTTACCATGGACAGTAAATCATAATAATCTCAACGTTGACGCGAGGTCTCCAGAGGCAAACACAAGTCTCATGGAACTTCTG GATGACTCCGAAGTGATTTCAGATGAGGAGAATTATCTGACACAGGATGAAATCCAGGCATTTTTGGAAAGAAACCAGTCGTTCTACAACAACCGCCACCAGTACCGGCAGCTCCTGAAAGAGAAGTTCACCAACTACTGCCGCACCACTGAGCGGAGCAAGCCGATCTGTGGAAAGTGGttcaccaccaccagtgtcaACTAA